The Miscanthus floridulus cultivar M001 unplaced genomic scaffold, ASM1932011v1 fs_80_1_2, whole genome shotgun sequence genome has a window encoding:
- the LOC136533205 gene encoding uncharacterized protein isoform X1 translates to MREELENAKINLREEMKQEFLNMLAQHKEGAMIMSTLQNNASTQVAPIIEEEDETGGHENENEDGLQETQPGSVVTIQKGAPAPTRSTRSIAPPSRALFNENTANVTTAKTYITSQQLMNRTRNNPKRRKVDKVSVGGS, encoded by the exons ATGCGAGAGGAGCTGGAAAATGCTAAGATAAACttaagggaagaaatgaagcaagAATTTCTTAATATGCTAGCGCAACACAAAGAAGGAGCTATGATTATG AGTACCCTGCAAAACAATGCCAGTACACAAGTTGCACCAATCatagaagaggaagatgagaccggtggacatgaaaatgaaaatgaagatGGGTTACAGGAG ACTCAGCCTGGAAGCGTTGTCACCATACAAAAAGGTGCACCAGCACCTACTCGCTCCACTAGAAGTATTGCACCTCCTAGTAGAGCTCTTTTCAACGAAAACACTGCAAATGTGACTACAGCGAAGACATATATCACTTCACAGCAGCTGATGAATAGGACAAGAAATAATCCCAAAAGGAGGAAG GTGGACAAGGTTTCAGTGGGAGGCTCATAA
- the LOC136533205 gene encoding uncharacterized protein isoform X2, with amino-acid sequence MREELENAKINLREEMKQEFLNMLAQHKEGAMIMSTLQNNASTQVAPIIEEEDETGGHENENEDGLQEPGSVVTIQKGAPAPTRSTRSIAPPSRALFNENTANVTTAKTYITSQQLMNRTRNNPKRRKVDKVSVGGS; translated from the exons ATGCGAGAGGAGCTGGAAAATGCTAAGATAAACttaagggaagaaatgaagcaagAATTTCTTAATATGCTAGCGCAACACAAAGAAGGAGCTATGATTATG AGTACCCTGCAAAACAATGCCAGTACACAAGTTGCACCAATCatagaagaggaagatgagaccggtggacatgaaaatgaaaatgaagatGGGTTACAGGAG CCTGGAAGCGTTGTCACCATACAAAAAGGTGCACCAGCACCTACTCGCTCCACTAGAAGTATTGCACCTCCTAGTAGAGCTCTTTTCAACGAAAACACTGCAAATGTGACTACAGCGAAGACATATATCACTTCACAGCAGCTGATGAATAGGACAAGAAATAATCCCAAAAGGAGGAAG GTGGACAAGGTTTCAGTGGGAGGCTCATAA